The proteins below are encoded in one region of Ornithinimicrobium avium:
- a CDS encoding cryptochrome/photolyase family protein, translating into MPSLLWLRRDLRLGDHPALLAAHEAAGEGLTVLFVVDPALWARVGAVRTAWLAATLRALEEDLEGRLTLRVGDPAEVVPAVTRETGATAVHLTRETTPYGARRDRQVRGALPEDVDWVETGTPYAVGPGLVRTGSGDPYKVFTPFSRAWRAHGWPGPAAYPDGLVPTDLGRNAHADRLVEEALAADDLPELPPAGERAALARWAEFVADDLAGYDRGRDRPAEESTSFMSPYLKVGAVHPRTLLADLSGRSDGSVERFVSELAWREFYADVLHHHPRTGWSDLRQELSGLRYDEPQDAIEAWQQGRTGYPIVDAGMRQLLATGWMHNRVRMITASFLTKDLHVWWPVGARWFLDRLIDGDLASNNHNWQWVAGTGTDAAPYFRVFNPVLQGERFDPRGEYVRRWVPELAHLPGKAVHQPWEHEEGYTRGYPRRLVDHAEERREALARYRAARG; encoded by the coding sequence ATGCCCAGTCTGCTGTGGCTCCGCCGCGACCTGCGCCTCGGCGACCACCCGGCCCTGCTGGCCGCCCACGAGGCCGCCGGCGAGGGCCTGACCGTCCTCTTCGTCGTCGACCCGGCGCTGTGGGCCCGGGTCGGGGCCGTGCGCACCGCCTGGCTCGCCGCCACCCTCCGGGCGCTCGAGGAGGACCTCGAGGGCCGGCTCACCCTGCGCGTCGGCGACCCGGCCGAGGTCGTCCCTGCCGTGACCCGCGAGACCGGCGCCACCGCCGTCCACCTGACCCGGGAGACCACCCCCTACGGCGCCCGGCGCGACCGGCAGGTCCGCGGCGCCCTCCCCGAGGACGTCGACTGGGTCGAGACCGGCACGCCGTATGCCGTCGGCCCCGGCCTGGTCCGCACCGGTTCGGGCGACCCCTACAAGGTGTTCACCCCCTTCAGCAGGGCCTGGCGCGCCCACGGGTGGCCCGGGCCGGCGGCATACCCCGACGGCCTGGTGCCGACCGACCTGGGGCGGAACGCCCACGCGGACCGGCTCGTGGAGGAGGCGCTGGCCGCCGACGACCTGCCCGAGCTGCCGCCGGCCGGCGAGCGGGCGGCGCTGGCGCGGTGGGCGGAGTTCGTCGCCGACGACCTGGCCGGTTATGACCGGGGGCGCGACCGGCCGGCGGAGGAGTCGACGAGCTTCATGTCCCCCTACCTCAAGGTCGGCGCCGTCCACCCCCGCACGCTGCTCGCCGACCTGTCCGGCCGCAGCGACGGCAGCGTCGAACGCTTCGTGAGCGAGCTGGCCTGGCGGGAGTTCTACGCCGACGTCCTGCACCACCATCCACGCACCGGCTGGTCGGACCTGCGGCAGGAGCTGTCGGGGCTGCGCTACGACGAGCCGCAGGACGCGATCGAGGCGTGGCAGCAGGGCCGGACCGGCTATCCGATCGTCGACGCCGGCATGCGGCAGCTGCTGGCGACGGGCTGGATGCACAACCGGGTGCGGATGATCACCGCCAGCTTCCTGACCAAGGACCTGCACGTGTGGTGGCCGGTCGGCGCGCGCTGGTTCCTGGACCGGCTCATCGACGGCGACCTGGCCTCCAACAACCACAACTGGCAGTGGGTCGCCGGGACCGGGACGGACGCCGCACCTTACTTCCGCGTGTTCAACCCGGTGCTGCAGGGCGAGCGGTTCGACCCGCGCGGGGAGTACGTCCGCCGCTGGGTGCCCGAGCTGGCGCACCTGCCGGGCAAGGCGGTGCACCAGCCGTGGGAGCACGAGGAGGGCTACACCCGCGGCTACCCCCGGCGGCTCGTCGACCACGCCGAGGAGCGCAGGGAGGCCCTGGCGAGGTACAGGGCGGCGAGGGGCTGA
- the heR gene encoding heliorhodopsin HeR gives MSTTPSDGSRYARLRTLNWVAAAVHAAQAVAVVVLATDFTLPVTATYLAGPPGTPPGDQVTLWDVPTALAIAAFLALSALFHVIVASPGSFRRYRAGLARGHNYFRWVEYSLSSSLMIVIIAQLVGIYDVVALLALFGVNASMILFGWLQEKYHQPGDGGWLPFLFGCFAGVVPWVGVVVYTLAPGSTTGAEPPGFVYGIIVSLFLFFNVFALVQWLQYRRVGRFRDYLTGETAYIVLSLTAKSALAWQIFVGTLMG, from the coding sequence GTGAGCACCACCCCGAGCGACGGGTCGCGCTACGCGCGGCTGCGCACCCTGAACTGGGTCGCCGCGGCGGTGCACGCCGCGCAGGCGGTGGCCGTCGTGGTCCTGGCGACCGACTTCACGCTGCCGGTGACCGCGACCTACCTGGCCGGTCCGCCCGGCACCCCGCCCGGGGACCAGGTCACCCTGTGGGACGTCCCCACGGCGCTGGCGATCGCGGCCTTCCTGGCGCTGTCGGCGCTCTTCCACGTCATCGTGGCCTCGCCGGGGTCGTTCCGGCGCTACCGGGCCGGCCTGGCCCGCGGCCACAACTACTTCCGGTGGGTCGAGTACTCCCTGTCCAGCTCGTTGATGATCGTCATCATCGCCCAGCTGGTCGGCATCTACGACGTGGTCGCGCTGCTGGCGCTCTTCGGCGTGAACGCCTCGATGATCCTCTTCGGCTGGCTGCAGGAGAAGTACCACCAGCCCGGGGACGGCGGGTGGCTGCCGTTCCTCTTCGGCTGCTTCGCCGGGGTCGTGCCGTGGGTCGGGGTCGTCGTCTACACGCTCGCCCCCGGGTCCACGACCGGTGCCGAGCCGCCCGGTTTCGTCTACGGGATCATCGTCTCGCTCTTCCTCTTCTTCAACGTCTTCGCCCTGGTGCAGTGGCTGCAGTACCGCCGGGTCGGCCGGTTCCGCGACTACCTCACCGGGGAGACGGCCTACATCGTGCTCAGCCTCACCGCGAAGTCGGCGCTGGCCTGGCAGATCTTCGTCGGCACCCTCATGGGCTGA
- a CDS encoding DNA glycosylase AlkZ-like family protein has translation MAAPHRLTARDARRVAVRAQLLTRARPGDVVETVRELTHLQLDPVTAVAPAQHLVLWSRLGSAYDPGELDRLLAERTLVEILGFVRPAEDVALHAAQMAAWPVPAPGHEELQGWQLVNADWVAANDRARRDVLAHLAARGPTPTGGLPDSTQVPWRSSGWTDAKNLGRLLDLMVARGEVAVCAREKGQRLWDLAERVYPHLEPLPVQEAVAEQDRRRLAAMGILRARGPQCPTEPLGAGDQGEEAVIDGVRGTWRVDPRYLDGTPLEGRAALLCPIDRLVFDRTRMGELWDFDYVLEMYKPRAARRWGYYALPVLDGDRLVGKLDATADRKGGVLRVDALHEDGVWSAARRDRVVAEIEDLALWLGLEAALPAHLG, from the coding sequence ATGGCTGCGCCGCACCGCCTCACCGCCCGGGACGCCCGCCGGGTCGCCGTCCGTGCCCAGCTGCTCACCCGCGCGCGGCCGGGCGACGTCGTGGAGACCGTCCGTGAGCTCACCCACCTGCAGCTGGACCCTGTCACGGCGGTGGCCCCGGCCCAGCACCTCGTGCTGTGGAGCCGGCTCGGCAGCGCCTACGACCCCGGCGAGCTGGACCGGCTGCTGGCCGAGCGCACCCTGGTGGAGATCCTCGGCTTCGTGCGCCCGGCCGAGGACGTCGCGCTCCACGCCGCGCAGATGGCGGCCTGGCCGGTGCCCGCGCCCGGCCACGAGGAGCTGCAGGGCTGGCAGCTCGTCAACGCCGACTGGGTGGCGGCCAACGACCGCGCCCGCCGCGACGTCCTGGCCCACCTCGCGGCACGGGGCCCGACCCCGACCGGCGGCCTGCCCGACTCGACGCAGGTCCCGTGGCGCTCCAGCGGCTGGACCGACGCCAAGAACCTCGGCCGCCTCCTCGACCTCATGGTGGCCCGCGGGGAGGTCGCCGTCTGCGCCCGGGAGAAGGGGCAGCGGCTCTGGGACCTGGCCGAGCGGGTCTACCCCCACCTCGAGCCGCTGCCGGTCCAGGAGGCCGTCGCCGAGCAGGACCGGCGCCGGCTGGCGGCCATGGGCATCCTGCGCGCCCGCGGCCCGCAGTGCCCGACCGAACCGCTCGGCGCCGGGGACCAGGGCGAGGAGGCCGTGATCGACGGGGTCAGGGGCACCTGGCGGGTCGACCCCCGCTACCTGGACGGCACCCCCTTGGAGGGGCGGGCCGCCCTGCTCTGCCCGATCGACCGGCTGGTCTTCGACCGCACCAGGATGGGCGAGCTGTGGGACTTCGACTACGTGCTGGAGATGTACAAGCCCAGGGCCGCGCGCCGGTGGGGCTACTACGCGCTGCCGGTGCTGGACGGCGACCGGCTCGTCGGCAAGCTGGACGCGACGGCCGACCGCAAGGGTGGGGTGCTGCGGGTGGACGCGCTCCACGAGGACGGGGTATGGAGCGCCGCCCGCCGCGACCGGGTGGTCGCCGAGATCGAGGACCTCGCGCTGTGGCTCGGCCTCGAGGCGGCGCTGCCGGCACACCTGGGATGA
- a CDS encoding nuclear transport factor 2 family protein — protein sequence MEELGLETLLSLERRGWDALCSSSGGRFYGELMSEDAVMVLVNGAVLDRDAVVASLDEAPAWDSYELTAPRLVPVTAESAAVVYRAVARRGDEPPFEALMASVYARTDDGLRLVLYQQTTTTH from the coding sequence ATGGAAGAACTAGGACTCGAGACGTTGCTGAGCCTGGAGCGCAGGGGCTGGGACGCGCTGTGCAGCTCCTCCGGCGGCCGCTTCTACGGTGAGCTGATGAGCGAGGACGCCGTGATGGTCCTGGTCAACGGTGCCGTCCTCGACCGCGACGCCGTCGTGGCCTCCCTCGACGAGGCGCCCGCCTGGGACAGCTACGAGCTCACCGCACCGCGGCTGGTCCCGGTCACGGCCGAATCCGCCGCCGTCGTCTACCGGGCGGTGGCCCGGCGCGGCGACGAGCCGCCGTTCGAGGCCCTCATGGCCAGTGTCTACGCCCGCACCGACGACGGGCTGCGGCTCGTCCTCTACCAGCAGACCACGACGACCCACTGA
- a CDS encoding amidase → MTALHELGLVELTGLLRSRGVSAREVLDDHLARIEQVNPALNAVVTLVAEQAQAQAAAADERAAGGAELPVLHGIPMTHKDTHATRGIRTTSGSPLTADLVPTHSDLIVQRLWDAGVIATGKNNTPEFAAGSHTFNPLFGATGNPYDPALSAGGSSGGAAAALAARVQALADGSDMGGSLRNPAAWCNVLGLRPSQGVVPIVPSANPEAWLSRQGLMARCVDDLALGMSVVAGPHPEVAAACPADGPAFAALLEDDGPADLTGVRVGLAVGLGQDVPVDPQVRRVVEEQARVLEGLGAAVEESAPDLADADEVFDVTRAFDMATNLRRLVAGHRDDGTVKEDVVWNVTRGLELSAEQLMSAAEARRRLDRAVRRWFGEHDLLLAPTVQTMPFPVEQTWPTWIDGVQLETYLDWMRSCCLVSATRCPALSVPGGFVDGLPVGLQLVAAPGADVRLLALARVYERATGFAGTAPGR, encoded by the coding sequence GTGACCGCCCTCCACGAGCTCGGCCTGGTCGAGCTGACCGGGCTGCTGCGCTCCCGCGGGGTCAGTGCGCGCGAGGTCCTCGACGACCACCTCGCCCGGATCGAGCAGGTCAACCCGGCCCTCAACGCGGTCGTCACCCTCGTGGCCGAGCAGGCGCAGGCGCAGGCCGCCGCGGCCGACGAGCGCGCGGCCGGCGGCGCGGAGCTGCCGGTGCTGCACGGCATACCGATGACCCACAAGGACACCCACGCCACGAGGGGCATCCGCACCACGAGCGGGTCCCCGCTGACGGCCGACCTGGTGCCCACCCACAGCGACCTGATCGTGCAGCGGCTGTGGGACGCCGGGGTGATCGCGACCGGCAAGAACAACACGCCGGAGTTCGCGGCCGGCTCGCACACCTTCAACCCGCTGTTCGGTGCGACCGGCAACCCCTACGACCCGGCGCTGTCCGCCGGTGGGTCGTCCGGCGGGGCCGCGGCCGCCCTGGCGGCGCGGGTCCAGGCGCTGGCCGACGGCAGCGACATGGGCGGCTCGCTGCGCAACCCCGCGGCGTGGTGCAACGTCCTCGGCCTGCGCCCGAGCCAGGGCGTGGTGCCGATCGTGCCGAGCGCCAACCCCGAGGCGTGGCTGAGCCGGCAGGGGCTGATGGCGCGCTGCGTCGACGACCTCGCGCTGGGGATGTCCGTGGTCGCCGGTCCGCACCCGGAGGTGGCTGCCGCGTGCCCCGCCGACGGGCCGGCCTTCGCCGCGCTGCTCGAGGACGACGGGCCGGCCGACCTGACCGGGGTGCGGGTGGGTCTGGCCGTCGGTCTCGGCCAGGACGTGCCGGTCGACCCGCAGGTGCGCCGGGTGGTCGAGGAGCAGGCCAGGGTGCTCGAGGGCCTCGGCGCCGCCGTCGAGGAGTCCGCGCCGGACCTCGCCGACGCCGACGAGGTCTTCGACGTCACCCGCGCCTTCGACATGGCGACCAACCTGCGCCGCCTGGTCGCCGGGCACCGCGACGACGGGACGGTCAAGGAGGACGTGGTGTGGAACGTCACCCGCGGCCTGGAGCTGAGCGCCGAGCAGCTGATGTCGGCGGCCGAGGCGCGGCGGCGGCTGGACCGGGCGGTGCGCCGCTGGTTCGGCGAGCACGACCTGCTGCTGGCCCCGACGGTGCAGACCATGCCGTTCCCGGTCGAGCAGACGTGGCCCACGTGGATCGACGGCGTGCAGCTGGAGACCTACCTGGACTGGATGCGCTCCTGCTGCCTGGTCTCGGCCACCCGCTGCCCGGCGCTGTCGGTGCCCGGCGGCTTCGTGGACGGGCTGCCCGTCGGCCTGCAGCTGGTCGCCGCGCCGGGAGCCGACGTGCGGCTGCTGGCGCTGGCGCGGGTCTACGAACGGGCGACCGGGTTCGCGGGGACCGCGCCGGGTCGCTGA
- a CDS encoding YlbE family protein, which translates to MSTPTQEPLRGLLTRDPVVVAAGAELFSRTLREQAVPVTDVQWHPPLEGADEALARVLADPRLAEANALALERITSAEAQLVRVAPASELLGLEPGEFLHSGPPLTWERASGPMRGALVGAMIFEGLAATPQEAQEKLAGPDITLAPCHSRGAVGPMAGVISPSMWVFELHDPVHGTTSCCSLNEGLGKVLRYGAFDEEVQTRLAWMRDVLGPVLAEAVQAHGPVDVKAYLPQMLQMGDEGHNRNRSATLMFLRDLLPHIVRQDRSADDIAEVCRFVGANDHFALNLVMPACKLAMAAAKDIPGSSVVVTMARNGTDFGIQLAGTGEEWFTAPANTPEGLFLGSYGPEDANPDIGDSAITETAGMGGFVMAAAPAIVRLVGGDVAFALTTTRTMYEITLGEHPTLQVPVLEFRGAPVAIDATAVARTGVLPQINTGMAGRVAGTGQVGAGLVTPPAQVFVDALAALAQRVPAGTGHDEEGTA; encoded by the coding sequence ATGAGCACCCCGACCCAGGAGCCGCTGCGCGGCCTGCTGACCCGCGACCCCGTCGTCGTCGCCGCGGGCGCCGAGCTGTTCAGCCGGACGCTGCGCGAGCAGGCCGTGCCCGTCACCGACGTGCAGTGGCACCCGCCGCTGGAGGGCGCCGACGAGGCGCTCGCCCGGGTGCTGGCCGACCCGCGCCTGGCCGAGGCCAACGCCCTCGCGCTGGAGCGGATCACCTCCGCGGAGGCCCAGCTGGTCCGGGTCGCGCCGGCCAGCGAGCTGCTCGGCCTCGAGCCGGGCGAGTTCCTGCACAGCGGCCCGCCGCTGACGTGGGAGCGCGCCTCAGGGCCGATGAGGGGCGCACTCGTCGGCGCGATGATCTTCGAGGGGCTGGCGGCCACGCCGCAGGAGGCGCAGGAGAAGCTCGCCGGGCCCGACATCACCCTGGCCCCGTGCCACAGCCGCGGCGCGGTCGGCCCGATGGCGGGCGTGATCAGCCCCTCGATGTGGGTCTTCGAGCTGCACGACCCGGTGCACGGGACCACCTCGTGCTGCTCGCTCAACGAGGGGCTGGGCAAGGTGCTGCGCTACGGCGCGTTCGACGAGGAGGTGCAGACGCGCCTGGCCTGGATGCGCGACGTGCTCGGGCCGGTCCTCGCCGAGGCGGTGCAGGCGCACGGGCCGGTCGACGTCAAGGCCTACCTGCCGCAGATGCTGCAGATGGGCGACGAGGGGCACAACCGCAACCGCAGCGCCACGCTCATGTTCCTGCGCGACCTGCTCCCGCACATCGTGCGCCAGGACCGGTCGGCCGACGACATCGCCGAGGTATGCCGCTTCGTCGGCGCCAACGACCACTTCGCCCTCAACCTGGTCATGCCGGCCTGCAAGCTGGCGATGGCGGCCGCCAAGGACATCCCCGGGTCGTCCGTGGTCGTCACGATGGCGCGCAACGGCACCGACTTCGGGATCCAGCTGGCCGGGACGGGCGAGGAGTGGTTCACCGCGCCGGCGAACACCCCCGAGGGCCTCTTCCTGGGCTCCTACGGGCCGGAGGACGCCAACCCCGACATCGGCGACTCGGCGATCACCGAGACCGCCGGCATGGGCGGCTTCGTGATGGCCGCGGCGCCGGCGATCGTCCGGCTGGTCGGCGGCGACGTGGCGTTCGCGCTGACGACGACGCGGACCATGTACGAGATCACCCTCGGCGAGCACCCGACCCTGCAGGTCCCGGTCCTGGAGTTCCGCGGGGCGCCGGTCGCCATCGACGCCACCGCGGTCGCCCGCACCGGGGTGCTGCCCCAGATCAACACCGGCATGGCCGGCCGGGTCGCCGGCACCGGTCAGGTCGGTGCCGGGCTCGTCACGCCGCCGGCGCAGGTCTTCGTGGACGCGCTGGCGGCGCTGGCGCAGCGGGTGCCGGCCGGGACCGGCCACGACGAGGAGGGGACGGCGTGA
- a CDS encoding FdrA family protein: MTDTVDVRSGVYHDSVTLMQVSQQVRTTPGVTDALIGMGTELNLGLMRDGGFDVPGAAGPNDLVVALRGSDEGALGAGLARLEEVFAELRARSRRTGTAEEVAPRTVGSAAARSGANLALISTPGRHAVADALDAVRSGLSVMLFSDNVSVEDEIRLKDAAAAADVLVMGPDCGTAVVGGAYLGFANVTRPGRFGVVAASGTGAQQVMCLLDLAGEGVSHVLGLGGRDLSDAVGGRSAKQALRALAADEATEHVIIVSKPASPAVVEELTALAGELGVGVSWATLGRGLPDLTAATEVALTAAGGTVPEWPWWAAVEPRPAGEPGQGEHLRGLYCGGTLADEAMIITEEQLGPIASNIPLEGSPQVSGHEPLTGHAVIDFGDDELTQGRAHPMIDPSLRLEKIREQGTDATCGVLLLDLVLGHGSHPDPARELADAVSAARSAAREDGRQLPVVVALVGTESDPQGLKACAATLSQAGAQVHTSHAQAVRTALQLLARP; the protein is encoded by the coding sequence GTGACCGACACAGTCGACGTGCGCAGCGGCGTCTACCACGACTCCGTGACCCTGATGCAGGTGTCCCAGCAGGTGAGGACGACGCCGGGCGTCACCGACGCCCTCATCGGCATGGGGACCGAGCTCAACCTCGGCCTCATGCGGGACGGCGGCTTCGACGTGCCCGGTGCAGCCGGCCCCAACGACCTGGTCGTCGCGCTGCGCGGCAGCGACGAGGGCGCGCTCGGCGCGGGCCTGGCCAGGCTGGAGGAGGTCTTCGCCGAGCTCCGGGCCAGGTCGCGGCGGACGGGGACCGCCGAGGAGGTGGCCCCGCGCACGGTCGGCTCGGCCGCCGCACGCTCCGGGGCCAACCTCGCCCTGATCTCCACGCCCGGCCGGCACGCCGTCGCCGACGCTCTCGACGCGGTGCGCTCCGGGCTGTCGGTCATGCTCTTCTCCGACAACGTCTCCGTCGAGGACGAGATCCGGCTCAAGGACGCGGCCGCGGCCGCCGACGTGCTCGTCATGGGTCCGGACTGCGGGACGGCGGTGGTGGGCGGGGCCTACCTCGGCTTCGCCAACGTCACCCGGCCCGGGCGGTTCGGGGTCGTCGCCGCCTCCGGCACCGGCGCGCAGCAGGTGATGTGCCTGCTCGACCTGGCCGGCGAGGGCGTCAGCCACGTGCTGGGCCTCGGCGGCCGCGACCTGTCCGACGCGGTCGGCGGCCGCTCGGCGAAGCAGGCGCTGCGCGCACTCGCCGCCGACGAGGCCACCGAGCACGTGATCATCGTCTCCAAGCCGGCCTCCCCGGCCGTCGTCGAGGAGCTGACCGCCCTGGCGGGCGAGCTCGGCGTCGGAGTCTCCTGGGCCACGCTCGGCCGCGGCCTGCCCGACCTCACCGCCGCCACGGAGGTCGCGCTCACGGCTGCCGGCGGCACGGTCCCGGAGTGGCCGTGGTGGGCCGCCGTCGAGCCGCGGCCCGCGGGTGAGCCGGGGCAGGGCGAGCACCTGCGCGGGCTCTACTGCGGGGGCACCCTCGCCGACGAGGCGATGATCATCACCGAGGAGCAGCTCGGCCCGATCGCCTCCAACATCCCGCTCGAGGGCAGCCCGCAGGTCTCCGGCCACGAGCCGCTCACCGGCCACGCCGTCATCGACTTCGGCGACGACGAGCTGACCCAGGGCCGGGCGCACCCGATGATCGACCCGTCGCTGCGGCTGGAGAAGATTCGCGAGCAGGGCACCGACGCCACCTGCGGCGTGCTCCTGCTCGACCTCGTCCTCGGCCACGGCTCGCACCCCGACCCCGCCCGTGAGCTCGCCGACGCGGTCTCGGCCGCACGCTCGGCCGCCCGCGAGGACGGCCGCCAGCTGCCGGTCGTCGTCGCGCTCGTCGGCACGGAGTCCGACCCGCAGGGGCTCAAGGCCTGCGCGGCCACGCTCTCGCAGGCCGGCGCGCAGGTCCACACCTCGCACGCCCAGGCCGTCCGCACCGCGCTCCAGCTGCTCGCCCGCCCCTGA
- a CDS encoding DUF2877 domain-containing protein: MGPAVVRRSAPAAASTRAPGWLWGPAVGARVLASSGSAAYLLPVGMPPGMPPGAPAGPPAGSPTADVLALVSPDALRLPGAVLVPGPGDLAALRLAVGATVAVGEGRVQGSGAQLQVRRSWLPRPVPSGSWPAAPEVVTALDGLALRPGRADLGPLAAEALHDPVPGVAALVGLGPGLTPSGDDVLCGMLLVLGAAGHPDRAALADAVRGSLHRTTALSATLLRDALDGYAVPPVRDLLAAAQHGPGPGDGGAGLTVLARAVTRIGHSSGSDLLVGVRTALEHLLATSVHTRPDPVPRED, encoded by the coding sequence ATGGGACCAGCGGTGGTGCGGCGGAGCGCACCTGCTGCTGCCTCCACGCGCGCACCCGGCTGGCTGTGGGGGCCGGCGGTGGGCGCGCGGGTCCTCGCGTCCTCGGGGAGCGCCGCCTACCTCCTGCCCGTGGGGATGCCCCCCGGGATGCCCCCCGGGGCGCCGGCCGGACCGCCGGCCGGGAGCCCGACCGCCGACGTCCTGGCCCTCGTCTCCCCCGACGCCCTGCGCCTCCCGGGCGCCGTCCTCGTCCCCGGTCCCGGCGACCTCGCCGCGCTGCGGCTCGCCGTCGGCGCCACCGTCGCCGTCGGCGAGGGACGGGTGCAGGGTTCGGGGGCCCAGCTGCAGGTCCGCCGCTCGTGGCTCCCGCGCCCCGTCCCGTCCGGCTCGTGGCCAGCGGCTCCGGAGGTGGTGACCGCCCTCGACGGCCTGGCGCTGCGACCCGGCCGCGCCGACCTGGGGCCGCTGGCCGCGGAGGCCCTGCACGACCCCGTCCCGGGCGTCGCCGCGCTCGTCGGGCTCGGTCCCGGCCTCACGCCGTCGGGCGACGACGTCCTGTGCGGGATGCTCCTGGTGCTCGGCGCCGCCGGCCATCCGGACCGGGCCGCCCTCGCCGACGCCGTCCGGGGCAGCCTGCACCGGACCACCGCGCTCTCGGCGACGCTCCTGCGCGACGCGCTCGACGGGTATGCCGTGCCGCCCGTGCGCGACCTCCTCGCCGCAGCGCAGCACGGCCCGGGGCCGGGGGACGGGGGCGCCGGACTCACCGTCCTGGCCCGGGCCGTCACCCGGATCGGCCACTCCTCCGGCTCCGACCTGCTCGTCGGTGTCCGGACTGCCCTCGAGCACCTGCTCGCCACCTCTGTCCATACCCGTCCCGACCCCGTCCCCCGAGAGGACTGA
- a CDS encoding PucR family transcriptional regulator gives MERQVLPTEQSSAPAAPEPSRRDTGLDPTPTGITVREALALDVLAGATVLAGAQGLDRLVTRVNVMEVPDVLPWVRPDELLLTTGYPLRQHGDLVAWVRALDARGLAGVAVKLHRYVDRLPPEALAEADRLGLPVLALPEELGFDDVMNTVLTLVLNRRAVTLARAEQVLDDLVGVVISGGDLDRVCEGMVRHLAEAALVTSMDGRVLARAAASEEVLQAVLALPCFDPTGRFLVEEEVPGVSVEHEDLHRMVARIPGGASDLGRLVLVRSSRFAAEDRHVVVPATTAAALAITKQQAVAAVEARYRADFLRDALLGRAGTPDRVLTHAADLGWDLDQPLAVVVAEVDGPTEHEGLAEPERFRAAWRGAAATDDPTTAVAGFSQEVVLLLGVPAEAEPAQVTERVSAMARQVHGLGGGGRRTFCTGISRTLTDVADLPRAYAEARKAVQVGRRLHGPRATTHFDALGVFRLLSQIEGREEVDSFVAETLGPLAAGGDPDAEDLLHTLTVLLDNNLNVATTARALHFHYNSLRYRIGKLERMLGPFTTDPRLRFAIMLALQVRQLREP, from the coding sequence ATGGAGCGCCAAGTCTTGCCAACGGAGCAGTCTTCCGCCCCCGCAGCCCCGGAGCCGTCCCGCCGCGACACCGGCCTGGACCCGACACCGACCGGCATCACCGTGCGGGAGGCCCTCGCCCTCGACGTCCTGGCGGGCGCCACCGTCCTCGCCGGCGCGCAGGGCCTGGACCGCCTCGTCACCCGGGTCAACGTCATGGAGGTGCCCGACGTCCTGCCCTGGGTCCGGCCCGACGAGCTGCTGCTGACCACCGGATACCCGCTGCGCCAGCACGGGGACCTCGTGGCGTGGGTGCGCGCGCTCGACGCACGCGGGCTGGCCGGGGTGGCGGTCAAGCTCCACCGCTACGTCGACCGGCTGCCCCCGGAGGCGCTCGCCGAGGCCGACCGGCTCGGCCTGCCGGTCCTCGCGCTCCCCGAGGAGCTGGGTTTCGACGACGTCATGAACACCGTGCTCACCCTCGTCCTCAACCGGCGCGCCGTCACCCTCGCCCGCGCCGAGCAGGTGCTCGACGACCTCGTCGGCGTCGTCATCTCCGGCGGCGACCTGGACCGGGTCTGCGAGGGCATGGTCCGCCACCTGGCCGAGGCCGCCCTGGTGACCTCGATGGACGGCCGGGTCCTCGCGCGGGCGGCAGCGAGCGAGGAGGTGCTCCAGGCGGTGCTCGCACTGCCGTGCTTCGACCCCACCGGCCGTTTCCTCGTCGAGGAGGAGGTGCCGGGTGTCTCCGTCGAGCACGAGGACCTGCACCGCATGGTCGCCCGGATCCCCGGCGGGGCCAGCGACCTGGGCCGACTGGTGCTGGTGCGCAGCAGCCGGTTCGCCGCCGAGGACCGGCACGTGGTCGTGCCGGCGACGACCGCGGCCGCCCTGGCCATCACCAAGCAGCAGGCGGTCGCGGCCGTGGAGGCGCGCTACCGCGCTGACTTCCTGCGCGACGCGCTGCTCGGCCGCGCGGGCACGCCCGACCGGGTCCTGACCCACGCCGCCGACCTCGGGTGGGACCTGGACCAGCCGCTCGCCGTGGTCGTCGCCGAGGTCGACGGGCCCACCGAGCACGAGGGTCTGGCCGAGCCCGAGCGCTTCCGGGCCGCCTGGCGCGGGGCCGCGGCCACCGACGACCCGACCACCGCGGTGGCCGGCTTCAGCCAGGAGGTCGTGCTGCTGCTGGGCGTCCCCGCCGAGGCCGAGCCGGCCCAGGTGACCGAGCGCGTGAGCGCCATGGCCCGGCAGGTGCACGGCCTCGGTGGCGGCGGCCGCCGGACCTTCTGCACCGGCATCTCCCGGACCCTCACCGACGTGGCCGACCTCCCGCGGGCCTACGCCGAGGCGCGCAAGGCCGTCCAGGTCGGGCGCCGGCTGCACGGCCCGCGGGCGACGACCCACTTCGACGCGCTGGGCGTCTTCCGGCTGCTCTCCCAGATCGAGGGCCGGGAGGAGGTCGACAGCTTCGTCGCCGAGACGCTCGGCCCGCTCGCGGCCGGCGGCGACCCCGACGCGGAGGACCTGCTCCATACCCTCACCGTGCTGCTGGACAACAACCTCAACGTGGCCACCACCGCCCGGGCGCTGCACTTCCACTACAACTCGCTGCGCTACCGGATCGGCAAGCTGGAGCGGATGCTCGGGCCGTTCACCACCGACCCGCGGCTGCGCTTCGCGATCATGCTCGCCCTCCAGGTGCGCCAGCTGCGCGAACCGTGA